Proteins found in one Parasteatoda tepidariorum isolate YZ-2023 chromosome 7, CAS_Ptep_4.0, whole genome shotgun sequence genomic segment:
- the LOC107447215 gene encoding UPAR/Ly6 domain-containing protein CG9338 isoform X2 — MNVCFKNLTFVLVLLLSMILTGEALKCHVCNSLEDDACEVLKDDRYVVECQSVNNDTSRNHTICRYEILSVTSKHRNEDSSRTKRSCGYTKHPKFDCFYNSNRDLKETICECEEDGCNGSNTLQLAMQILLSCLLFSYFTTSLMR, encoded by the exons ATGAAcgtttgttttaagaatttaacgTTTGTTCTTGTCCTCCTACTTTCCATGATATTAACAG GTGAAGCACTAAAATGCCATGTGTGTAATTCTTTAGAGGATGATGCATGCGAGGTCCTAAAAGATGACAGATACGTAGTAGAATGTCAATCAGTGAACAATGATACTAGTCGCAATCATACTATTTGCAGATATGAGATTTTATCGGTTACTTCAAAACATC GGAACGAAGACTCTTCAAGAACAAAGCGCAGCTGTGGATACACAAAACATCCAAAATTTGATTGCTTTTATAATTCTAATCGTGATCTCAAAGAAACAATCTGTGAATGTGAAGAAGATGGATGCAATGGAAGCAACACTCTTCAACTAGCAATGCAAATTCTTTTGAGTTGCCTACTTTTCAGTTACTTTACAACATCCCTCATGAGATAA
- the LOC107447217 gene encoding U3 small nucleolar RNA-associated protein NOL7, with the protein MTILFGKSDAAEEHIPLPESSDDDDDDSSSELSELEHDMKDQLNDITDSDSDYLLTDPDDEPPEALSFKSAREATLARKKRTIEVIEIDKDEKRRKRKELHDQYMLQKIEKRQKIESKLLPENVIEELNDQPGLETAAYNEKNITLDKKEEKEEEVDAEVVKEEIIEKHGPTLFKCKSLAEEDKIRKNELGSVRTLKDRLLYSGRIRREKSSKDADAKRKKQLVVRGSTSNNFKKTLNEKKNNACYLYVNMHK; encoded by the exons atgaCTATTCTTTTTGGAAAATCTGATGCAGCTGAAGAGCATATACCATTACCCGAGTCATcagatgatgatgatgatgattctTCATCAGAATTAAGTGAATTGGAGCATGACATGAAAGATCAATTAAATGATATAACAGACTCCGATTCAGATTATTTGCTTACAGATCCCGATGACGAACCTCCTGAGGCTCTATCTTTTAAATCTGCTCGTGAAGCAACGTTGGCACGAAAGAAAAGAACTATTGAAGTTATAGAAATAGATAAAGACGAGAAACGAAGAAAACGAAAGGAGCTTCATGACCAATATATGCTACAAAAAATCGAGAag CGGCAAAAAATTGAGTCTAAGTTGCTACCTGAAAATGTGATTGAAGAACTGAATGATCAACCAGGCTTAGAAACTGCTGcctataatgaaaaaaata TTACTTTAGAcaagaaggaagaaaaagaagaggAGGTTGATGCTGAAGTtgttaaagaagaaattattgaaaaacatgg CCCTACTTTGTTCAAGTGTAAAAGTTTGGCTGAGGAagataaaattcgaaaaaatgaaCTTGGAAGTGTTAGAACCCTTAAAGATCGTTTATTGTATAGTGGTCGCATTCGCAGAGAAAAAAGTA gtaaAGATGCAGatgcaaaaaggaaaaaacagttAGTAGTGAGAGGCTCAACTAgcaataacttcaaaaaaa ccctgaatgaaaaaaaaaataatgcttgttaTCTGTATGTAAATATGCACAagtga